One window of the Pempheris klunzingeri isolate RE-2024b chromosome 10, fPemKlu1.hap1, whole genome shotgun sequence genome contains the following:
- the LOC139207999 gene encoding sorting nexin-4-like, producing the protein MMMMADSGSSQEVAVIGNTDITSSESENNIINTMVERGTALLRKLEISVAEAEKRTGKNTVNMQETYTVYLIETRPAENVPEGGTPATPDTLWRRYSEFELLRTYLLVTYPYIIVPPLPEKRAEFVWHKLSADNLDPDFVERRRVGLENFLLRVASHPVLSNDKIFFLFLTEEKGWREAVLETGFQDKVDSRLKSLSAMFRVKNPDKRFTALKHYSDELNTVISQLLRVRARVADRLYGVYKVHGNYGRVFSEWSAIEKEMGDGLQSAGHHMDTYAASIDDILEEEEHYADQLKEYLFYTDAVRSVCRKHELLQYELEIAAQDLANKKQQKEELVTGTVRVFSLKGMTSKLFGQESQEQRESRLAALEQSIQEGEEMLKEKNTECQEFVHTAWEDIEHFKEQKDKDLCEALISYAIMQISMCKKGIQVWSNAKECFNKM; encoded by the exons atgatgatgatggcagaCTCTGGGAGCAGCCAAGAAGTAGCTGTGATCGGTAACACCGATATCACTTCGTCGGAGTCCGAAAACAACATTATAAACACG ATGGTGGAAAGAGGGACAGCTCTTTTGAGAAAGCTGGAGATAAGTGTGGCGGAGGCGGAgaagagaacagggaagaacaCGGTTAACATGCAGGAAACCTATACAGTCTACCTCATAGAAACACG GCCAGCTGAAAATGTCCCAGAGGGGGGTACACCTGCCACACCCGACACTCTGTGGAGACGCTACAGTGAGTTTGAGCTGCTCAGAACATACCTCCTGGTCACCTACCCTTACATCATCGTCCCTCCACTACCTGAGAAAAGG GCAGAGTTTGTGTGGCACAAGCTGTCAGCAGACAACCTCGACCCAGACTTTGTTGAGCGAAGGAGAGTGGGTCTGGAGAACTTCTTGCTGCGTGTTGCATCACATCCTGTCCTTTCCAATGACAaaatcttcttcctctttctgacaGAG GagaagggatggagagaggcggTTTTGGAGACAGGTTTTCAAGACAAG GTTGACTCCAGACTGAAGTCTCTGAGTGCCATGTTCAGAGTCAAGAACCCTGACAA ACGATTTACAGCACTGAAACACTACAGTGATGAACTGAACACTGTCATCTCTCAGTTACTCAGAGTGCGGGCG AGAGTAGCAGACAGGCTGTATGGAGTTTACAAGGTCCACGGCAACTACGGCAGAGTCTTCAG TGAGTGGAGTGCTATAGAAAAAGAGATGGGAGACGGACTACAGAGCGCTGGCCACCACATGGACAC gtaTGCTGCATCAATTGACGACATtctggaggaagaagagcactATGCAGACCAACTGAAAGAGTATCTTTTCTACACTGACGCTGtcag GTCAGTATGCAGGAAGCATGAGCTGCTCCAGTATGAGTTGGAGATTGCAGCTCAGGACCTCGCCAAtaagaaacagcagaaagaggagCTGGTTACTGGG ACTGTGCGAGTCTTTTCTCTGAAGGGGATGACAAGTAAACTTTTCGGCCAAGAGAgccaggagcagagagagagcaggttgGCAGCCTTGGAGCAGAGTAtccaggagggagaggaaatgCTCAAGGAGAAGAACACAGAGTGCCA AGAGTTTGTGCACACAGCCTGGGAAGACATTGAACATTTTAAGGAGCAGAAGGACAAAGATTTGTGTGAAGCACTAATCAGCTATGCCATTATGCAGATCAGCATGTGCAAAAAG GGAATCCAAGTGTGGTCCAACGCCAAGGAGTGTTTCAACAAAATGTGA